Within Chelatococcus sp. HY11, the genomic segment TGGGCGGTGGCTCCCGCGCCCCGATCATGACCGCCTATCGTCAGCAGGCGCTCGCCTGCGCGGCCGCGCTCGCGCGGGGGGCGCTGAGGCCGCGGGATCTGCGGCCGCTCGCGCCCGACGCGGCCAAGATCCTGCAGCGCAACGTCTATGGCTGGTTCGCCCGTGCTGAACGCGGGGTCTATGCGCTCACCGCGGCCGGCCAGGAGGCGCTGGTCCGGTGGCCCCAGAACGACACAACTTCAGTTCATGGCGCTGATACGCTTTCCGCCACCGAGGATTACTCCACGACCACCTTGTAGGTTTCGCCCGGCGCCAGGGAGGTCGAAGGATCAAGGCCATTCAGGACGCGGAACCGCTCCACACGTCCGTTGGCGATCGCCATGCCAGCCGCCAGCGTGTCCGGCGTGTCACCCGGATTGGCCTTGGCAAGGGCAATCCGTAACGGCTTCACGGCGTTGATCTCACTGTCGGAGAGGCGACGCAGGCTGTTGAGGGTTCCGGTGAACGCCGGGCCGCTCGCATTGTCGCGGTCACGCGAAGCCAGTACCAGCCGATAGATCGAACTGCCGATCCGCACGGCGGCGAGATGGAAGCGCCATCCATTGCTTTCGGCGGTGGCGGTTGCAGCGGACAGGCCATTCACCGTCACAGGCTGGATGCTGGCCGGATCGACCTTCTCGATCCAGCCTGATCGCAGGAATTCCTCCAGCGAATTGATATCACCGCCTTCTACCGCGTCGAGCCGAAAGGCGGCTTCGCCGTTGCGCGAGACGCCCAGCACGGCCTGGGCGGTGTTGTCGATGGAGAAGTTTTCAGGGGCGGTAAAGGTGATGCCGAGGCGCGGATGGATGAAGGCGCGGCCGCGTACGACGCCGTCAGCCGGGTCATCCCCATAGGCGATGCCGTTGATGGCGGCGAGATATTCCGCGCGATGGCGCTCGCCGAGGCCCGGCGCCGCAATGCTGCGGGCGGTCGAAAGAGCCTGAGCGATGCGTTCCGGCGTGCTAGGATGCGTGGCCAGGAAGTTCGATGCCTGCGGCTGGCGCCCGTTCGAATTGCGGCCGAGAGAAGCGAGGAAGCGCGCGGACCCATAGGGATCGTAACCGGCGCGCGCCATGGTACGGATGCCGATGCGATCAGCCTCGAGTTCCTGGGCGCGGGAGAAGCCGGCGATGGTCCGTTCGGACTGGTTGGTGACAGTCTCGCTCTCGCTTGGATTGTTAAGCACTTCGGAGACCACGCGACTCACCAGCGCTGACTTTTCGGCAAGCTCCGCGCGGGCGCTCGCATGTTTCGCCGTGACATGGGCGATCTCATGCGCGAGCACGCCAGCGACCTCCGAATCGTCGTTGGCAAGCGCCAGGAGACCGCGTGTCACGTAGATATTGCCTGTCGGCAGCGCGAACGCGTTGACTGTCGGCGAGTTCAGGAGGGTGACGCGATAGCCTTGGGTCGGCGTGTCAGTAGCGGCCACCAGTTTCGCGACCATGGTTCTCAGCCGCGTCTCAGCTGCCGGCCAGCGGTAGCTGCCGCCGAGCGATGCGACGAGGCGTTGATGTTCGCGGTCTGCGGCGCGCTCGATGCCCGTGACGCGGGGCGCGGCTGGTGGCAGAGGGGCGGACGTAGGAAGCTTGCTGGTTTCTGTAGCGCAACTGGTCAGGAACATGACGCCAAGCAATGCGCAAGCGCCGCGCGCCGTCGCCCAGCTCATCCTATTCCGCTTCACTCTGGGCGACAGTCCGCCGGCTGCGCCAGCCAGCATCATTCGCTTCGTCACGCCACACGCGCTCATTCAGTCCCGATGACCTCGATTTGTTCCGGCGTCAACACGTCGATCAATGGCCCTCGGCCTGCCTCCACCATGCCGCGTACCCGGATACGTCGTCCATCAAGTTCGGCGACCCGTAGTCCGGCGGCGGCAAATTTTGCCCGGTTCTTCTTCCAGATGGTGACTGTGAAATCCCGCGTCCACTGTGTTCCGAAATTTAAATAGGTAACCCGTTCCCTTTCCCTTACGCTGACGATTATGCCCTCAATCACGGCAAAATCGCCAGCCTTGGCGAGTATGGCTTCTGGTTCGCCGGCCGCCAGCACGGCGGACGCATCCTGCCATTGCCCCCGGCGGCTCGTGCGCGCCTTGTCCTCGCGCGCGAGCAATGCCTTCATGCATGGTCGTGACAGCGGTGTGACCGCCGCGTCGGGCGCTGCCCGGGCCAACCCGGCATCGACAAGCCATTGCGCGATGGTGTAGGCGGGTTCAGCACCTGAGTCCATGCCCATCTCCGCCGCCGTTTTGGCCTTTTGCGTGCCGGCCTCGCTGGAGGAGGCGCGCGAAGAGTTCTGAGCCCCAGCCATCGCCTCCGGCAACAAG encodes:
- a CDS encoding M48 family metalloprotease, which codes for MSWATARGACALLGVMFLTSCATETSKLPTSAPLPPAAPRVTGIERAADREHQRLVASLGGSYRWPAAETRLRTMVAKLVAATDTPTQGYRVTLLNSPTVNAFALPTGNIYVTRGLLALANDDSEVAGVLAHEIAHVTAKHASARAELAEKSALVSRVVSEVLNNPSESETVTNQSERTIAGFSRAQELEADRIGIRTMARAGYDPYGSARFLASLGRNSNGRQPQASNFLATHPSTPERIAQALSTARSIAAPGLGERHRAEYLAAINGIAYGDDPADGVVRGRAFIHPRLGITFTAPENFSIDNTAQAVLGVSRNGEAAFRLDAVEGGDINSLEEFLRSGWIEKVDPASIQPVTVNGLSAATATAESNGWRFHLAAVRIGSSIYRLVLASRDRDNASGPAFTGTLNSLRRLSDSEINAVKPLRIALAKANPGDTPDTLAAGMAIANGRVERFRVLNGLDPSTSLAPGETYKVVVE